The Hypanus sabinus isolate sHypSab1 chromosome 19, sHypSab1.hap1, whole genome shotgun sequence genomic sequence AGAAAATTACTTTACAACACTTAAACATCTCAATCTCGTCCTCCAGATTCCCCATCTGAAACAAATCTCCTCTGGCTGTTGTCTCTTCATTTCAGTATTACTCGTGTCACCAAGTAGTTAGCTGTACTACAAGTTACAGGGTCCTGTAGATCTCAGAGGAAGAATTCTCTGCCGCTCGTCCGGACCCTCCCGCCAGGTTGGTGGCCCTAGACGTAAACCAGGGACCTCTTGCCCGGGTGTTGTCGCTTCAATAGAGCCGAATTCTCCTCGGAGTACCACCCATCCGTGCCTCTCATTCCTCGCAACTGTCTTTTCGCTACCGCCAGGTAACTGTCTTCCTCCTCCTCTCGTTTTCCTGGGTGCTGTCTTTTCGCTAACGCCAGGTAACTGTCTTCCTCCTCTTCTCGTTTTCCTGGGTGCTGTCTTTTCGCTAACGCCAGGTAACTGTCTTCCTCACCCTCTCGTTTTCCTGGGTGCTGTCTTTTCGCTAACGCCAGGTAACTGTCTTCCTCCTCCTCTCGTTTTCCTGGGTGCTGTCTTTTCGCTAACGCCAGGTAACTGTCTTCCTCACCCTCTCGTTTTCCTGGGTGCTGTCTTTTCGCTAACGCCAGGTAACTGTCTTCCTCCTCCTCTCGTTTTCCTGGGTGCTGTCTTTTCGCTAACGCCAGGTAACTGTCTTCCTCACCCTCTCGTTTTCCTGGGTGCTGTCTTTTCGCTAACGCCAGGTAACCGTCTTCCTCACCCTCTCGTTTTCCTGGGTGCTGTCTTTTCGCTAACGCCAGGTAACTGTCTTCCTCCTCCTCTCG encodes the following:
- the trh gene encoding pro-thyrotropin-releasing hormone, with the translated sequence MRSTWFLLLVSLTLLSRPGVADKRTAADERLDRAADPQKEQFQRAETALIRSLLMEMEQEAIANDAVPQPADGVLIRQQMEFEKRQHPGKREEEEDSYLALAKRQHPGKREGEEDGYLALAKRQHPGKREGEEDSYLALAKRQHPGKREEEEDSYLALAKRQHPGKREGEEDSYLALAKRQHPGKREEEEDSYLALAKRQHPGKREGEEDSYLALAKRQHPGKREEEEDSYLALAKRQHPGKREEEEDSYLAVAKRQLRGMRGTDGWYSEENSALLKRQHPGKRSLVYV